The genome window TTCTCGGCCTCGGCCCTGGCCGACCGTATCAACGACGCGCAGGCCAAGGTGCTCATCACCGCCGACGGCGGCTGGCGGCGCGGGAGCGTGGTTCCGCTCAAGGCCAACAGCGACGAGGCCCTTTCAGACGCTAAATCTATCGAGCACGTGGTGGTAGTGCGGCGCACCGGCCACGAGGTGCACATGGAGCCGGGCCGCGACCACTGGTACCACGAGCTGATGGCCAATGCCGCACCTGACTGCCCCCCCGAGCCCATGGACGCCGAAGACCCCCTCTTCATCCTGTATACCTCGGGCTCCACCGGCAAGCCCAAGGGGGTCTTGCACACCACCGGGGGCTACTCGGTGTATACCTACCTGACCGCCCAGTACATCTTCGACCTCAAGGAGACCGATACCTACTTCTGCACGGCGGACGTGGGCTGGATTACCGGTCACAGCTATGTGGTGTACGGGCTGTTGCAAAACGGGGCCACTACCCTGATGTACGAAGGCGCGCCCAACGCCCCGGACGAGGGCCGCATCTGGAGCATCATCGAAAAATACAGCGTGAGCATCCTGTACACTGCCCCCACGGCCATTCGTGCCTTTATGAAGTGGGGCGAGCAGTGGCCCCTCAAGTACAACCTCTCGAGCCTCCGCCTGCTGGGCTCGGTAGGGGAGCCCATCAACCCCGAGGCCTGGCTCTGGTACTACAGGGTGATTGGCAAGGAGCGCTGCCCTATCGTGGATACCTGGTGGCAGACCGAGACCGGTGGGATCATGATCACCACCCTGCCGGGTGTACACCCCATGAAGCCCGGCCATGCCGGCAAGCCCTTCTTTGGGGTGAAGCCCGAGATTGTGGACACCTCGGGCCAGCCGGTGAACAACCCCGACGAGGGCGGCCACCTGATCATCCAGAAACCCTGGCCCTCCATGCTGCGTACGGTCTGGGGCGACCCGGAGCGTTTCGAGCGGCAGTATTTCTCCCAGTACCCCGGCAACTACTTCACCGGCGACGGGGCCCGGCGCGACGAAGACGGCTATTACCTGATTCTGGGCCGGGTGGATGACGTCCTCAACGTTTCGGGCCACCGGCTGGGTACCATGGAGGTCGAAAGCGCCCTGGTTGCGCACCCGGCAGTGGCCGAGGCAGCGGTGGTGGGGCGGCCCGACCCCATTAAGGGCGAGGGCATTGTGGCT of Meiothermus sp. contains these proteins:
- the acs gene encoding acetate--CoA ligase; translated protein: MEKIEAVLKEERVFQPAEAFRQAARIRRLEDYEALYRESLEEPEKFWSRVASELHWFKPWDKVLEWNPPNAKWFIGGQLNLSYNCLDRHLATRGNKAAIIFEGEPGDSRILTYQQLHREVSKFANVLKGLGVRKGDRVTIYLPMIAEAAIAMLACVRIGAVHSVVFGGFSASALADRINDAQAKVLITADGGWRRGSVVPLKANSDEALSDAKSIEHVVVVRRTGHEVHMEPGRDHWYHELMANAAPDCPPEPMDAEDPLFILYTSGSTGKPKGVLHTTGGYSVYTYLTAQYIFDLKETDTYFCTADVGWITGHSYVVYGLLQNGATTLMYEGAPNAPDEGRIWSIIEKYSVSILYTAPTAIRAFMKWGEQWPLKYNLSSLRLLGSVGEPINPEAWLWYYRVIGKERCPIVDTWWQTETGGIMITTLPGVHPMKPGHAGKPFFGVKPEIVDTSGQPVNNPDEGGHLIIQKPWPSMLRTVWGDPERFERQYFSQYPGNYFTGDGARRDEDGYYLILGRVDDVLNVSGHRLGTMEVESALVAHPAVAEAAVVGRPDPIKGEGIVAFVTLKTGFTPSAELAQELKAHVVKAIGAIARPDEIRLTDALPKTRSGKIMRRLLRQVASGEEIKGDTSTLEDRGVVERLKSTPAQ